The sequence below is a genomic window from Piliocolobus tephrosceles isolate RC106 chromosome 8, ASM277652v3, whole genome shotgun sequence.
gggaggatcgcttgaccctggggaggcggaggttgcaatgagctatcacgccactgcactgcagcctggatgacagagtgagaccccatctcaaaacaacaataaaagtttaaaaataaattttaaaaaattacgcAGGAAAGGAAGCTTTGAAATACAAACCAGATTTTTAAGGCTGCTGTGTTAATCCTATCCAagataaagagaaacaaatagaCAAAGGCAATGGGATGGGTCATCTAACAAAGTTGGTTTGGGACTCCAcatcctccctcttccttctccttccctcctgcccaCTCCTATCAGCTTAGGAATTAAAATTCTACCCCCAAAGACTAAATTGTGAGCTTTAGAACCCTAGCTAGGGGGAAGCCTTCCCAGTCCTGGCTGCAGTCTGCACAAGGAAAACAATCCTGAGAAGATTGTTGCAATATTCCTTTGTGAGACCCTCCACAAATGCTAAGTTTTAAATAGTTCTGATCCAACTCTTCCTTAATTTAGGACAAACCAAACTGCGTCTCTATGCCCATCAGGGGGCAGCAGCCACCCACAGTGCAGGATTCTGTGCTCTTCTGGGAGGACAACAGTGCAGCTGACCCTTTCTACCCTCCCCATGGTTCAGACCTGGTTCCCCGATCTGTCTCTCAGCCCCATCCCCTCCAATCCATTTCTATCAGGGCAGGCAATGATTCTTTCCTCAGGAATATTTGCTCATCCATCTACCCAAAACACACGCAGCATTCTTTATGAAATAGCAGGAGCTGTGGTACCCTGCATCACACCAGAAATGTGGCTTCCAGGGGAAATAAACTGCCGGCCTCCTCCTCATCCATCACTGTGCAGGAGCCGGGAAAAGTAGTAAGAGAGGGTTGGGCTGTTCTCAGCCAGCCTCTTCCATATCCCATCCCTCTAGCTCCACTCCGCCTGGCAAGCCAAACCTTCTTATAATACAAAATAGTTCTTGGCCTTAGCACTTGTCATAACTATAATTAATTACTTGTGCTATTGTGATTATTTATGTCATTAGTTGTTTAACATCTGCCTTCCCCCAAAAGGCTTTCAATTTCATAAATCCATGGCTGGTGTCTACCTCGTTCACCTCTCTATTCCCAGAACCTAGTACAtcgtaggcattcagtaaatgttctttaagagattgaatgaatgaataaatgaatgaaggtgAGTTTGCCTTTCAGTCCCCACAATACCAAGACTTAGAACTGAAGGGTGTAGCCATTAGGTTCTACCTGGATTCCTCCTGGGAAACCCACTCTGGGTAAGAGATGAGGCATGAGACAAAAGGAAAGGGTCCTCTAAACGAAGTCTTGGCCTCTTTATGAAGTAAAAGGGCTGAAGTTATCCTTGCTGAGGAAAATCAAAGAAGTGTTGGAGCCAGTGAACACCGAGCTGTATTCCCTAAACTCCCGCCTGCCTCCCCCCAACTCCATTTAGAGCTGCCACACAGAAAAGGACCATATGTtcacgagtgtgtgtgtgtgtgtgtgtgtgtgtgtgtgtgtgtaagagataGAGAGAAACCAATAGACAGGCCAATAGAGAGACTGGCTGGGGTATTTGGGACTTGGACTGCTCTTTTGGGAAGTGTGTGCATGAACCCAAGGACCCTTGATGGGGAaagtgagcaagagagagaggagctgGCAAGGACCAGTGTGACGAAGAGATGGCATTGAGGAGCTGAGTGTGAGCAGAGGCAGATGAGCGGCAGATGGAAGTGTGAGTTTGAAAGAAAGGGAGCAGTTTCTTAGAGCAGCAACACTCCTTACATGACACAAAGCAACTCGGAAACTGGGCCCACTGCAGCCACTACGACACCAGTGAGAAATGCCTGTAATTAGGAGGTTGGcagttctctgggcctcagcccagagtgaggatgcagcaagaattTCTGAGCCAAGCTGAGCCAGGTGATGGAGGAGACGCAATCAAAACCATTCTAGTCCCATCCCTCCACCACACCGGCACCACCTCCCTCCCATTTCTCTTCCCCACTGTGATTCTCCCTCTCCTCCAAACAATTGATTCCCCTCCTCCATCTGAGGTCCCAGGTCCTGGATGCTCCTTTCAGCCAAGACAGATGTTCATCTACAAGGAGAGTAGTGCTTGAATTCTTCCACTCCTGCATTGGGCCTGGTCTGGCCAAGGGCTCTACCCTCTCCTGGCTTCCCTGCCTGCTTCCCTCTTGGCTCTCAAGCCTCCCTTCTCCAGTCCCCAGGAGCTGATGGgcaaagttggaagaaaaatcACGAGGTTCCTGTGTTTCCACTTTGAGCCGAGTGTGTATGCTCCTGCAGGTCTCCCTGTGATATGCAGAACAGCTGCCAAAACACtgtcagatttttgttttcaaacctAATCCACAACCCTGTTTTTGTGCTACTCGGAACCACTGCATTTTAGCCAAGTGACAAACACAGACCACAGAGCGCAGAGCCAAATGCTCCAGGCAAGGGAGGGATTACAGAGTGCCTGGTGGTCAGATGTGTTTGTGGGTCTCTGCACTGTGAATTTTGCTACAGGAGCTGGCTGGGCTGGACAGGGAGGATCTGCACCTATTAGAGATGAGAGCTCTTCAGGAGAAGGTGGAGGGGGTTGAAGAGCCCCTGTTGGTGGGTTAAAAGGTAGAAAGGTAGTTTCCTCTTTGTGGATCCCAAACTGTGGGAATATGGCAGGAAGGTTGCTGGGGATCCCAGCTCAAGGTGACCAGGACCTTTTACATGCACCTCAATATTTCCATGAAAGACTTGACTCCTAACTAGTCCCCAGTCAATAGTCTACCAGGACCAGACTCCTAGGAATGCAGGCATTTCCACCAATGACGGTAGAGTTTCTGCCTCACCTCCCAGGGCCATGTCCCATCTCTGTGAAAAGCCACTTCCCAACGATTCAGAAGAGTCTTCGAGGGGCTGCTCCCAGGAACCTCACTCATCCCAGAAACAGGACAAGACTCGTTGGTCTCGTATGAAGGTCCCTGGGGTCTGGAACGGACCCACCCCACTCGAGAGCTGCTTCTCTTCCACTTGTGATGGAATCACTGGTGCTGTTGCTCAATCGAGCTTTCCCAAGAAAGTCAGACCTTGctcttctgaaaatattttattgataaattaACTTTAAGAGCATTCCCCTCCCACCCAACTGCTGTAAAGTCTCCTAGATGGGTCATGGGCCCCTGTGGGTGTCACATGGAGGACAGGGAGTCCCACTCACACAGGGGTAGGATTCCTAGGCATGGCAGAGGTGGGTAGGGGGCCTGAGGCAGGTCCCAGGGTCCTCTGAGGACAGCCCCTCTCACTCAGCACCAGAGTGGGGAGTGGTGGTCAGGAGTGGAGCACCTTGGAGCTTTATTGCTGGTGAATGCCAAGGAAAATGGGACCCCTGTCAGCCTAGAATTGCAGCTGAGGGCATCAGCACCCAGGGCTCCAGAGATTCCCAATCAATAGAGCCTGGCTGCtgacccacccacccacccagggACCCCTGGATGGGGAAGGAATCTGGAGAGGTATCTTAGCCAGGCAGGACTGGGGAAGGGTTACAGTGTGCAGGTCTCGGGCAGGGCAGGCTCCAGAAAGGGGTGTGTCGCAGGGTAGCAAGGTGGCCACGTCTTCACAGGTCTATGGTGTCGCTGCCCACGCTCAGCTCGTCAATCTGTCGGCAGGCGTCCAGGAACTGCTCCTGCAGCAAGGCCTCCTCGGCCTGCAGCTCAGAAGCAGGCTCTGGGGAGTCGCGAGAGGGTGGGGACAGGGCCTGGTAGGATCCTGAGGCCGGGAGGCTGGGGCTGCTTCCTGAGGGCCGCGGGGGACTGAGGACGCAAACCAGAGGGCAGCGCGGGGGCCGGTCGGGGCTGGAACACAGCAGCATGGACGAGCTGTCCCGCGAGAGTCCGCACAACGAGCCAGATGACGCGCTGCTGCCTGCGGGCCAAGCCCCGGGGGAGGGGAGCTCCGCGGGCGCAGGGGAGCCAGGGGCCTCCCCTGATCTCTCACTGGGCCGGCCCCCGGTCTTCGTCCCCAGCGAGGCGGTGCGGTAGAGGCCGAGCCCAGGCAGGGCGTCCTCGAAGGCAGGGCCCTGGAAGAGGCCAGGCGCGAGCAGGGCCTCGCTGCAGAGGGCCTCCTCGATGCTGCGCCGCAGGTTAATTGGGGAGGGCGGGCGGAAGTCCACGGTGTAATCGCTGCAGGGAGAGGAGGCCGGGGACGGGGCTGGGTTGGCCGCTGCGCCTTCGAAGCCCCGGCAACCTCCGCCCTGGAGTAGGAGGTCGGGGCCTGGCTCTGCCAGCGCGCACAGCTGCAGCAGCTCCGCGTCGCCGCGCGCGATGGCGCTCCCCAGGGGCTCCTTGTCCGGGGGCCCAGTGACCCAGCCTCCCGGCAGCAGCGGGGCCGCGTGGCCCGGGGACAAGCGAAAGAGCTTGGCCCAGCAGCGCGCCGGCACGCGGGGACTGCAAAGCGCCGGGTAGAGGCCCAACAGCGCCAACGGGAGCGCGACGCCCACCTCGCCCAGGCGCAGGCCTAGCTGGAAGGCCCACCAGGGCCACGGCCCTTCCAGGCCTGGTTGGCCACCGTAGCCCAGGGCGTGCAGCACCTCATAGCCCTGCAGGGCTCCGCTCAGCAGCCCGAAGGTGCCTGCCACCGGGGCAGTGCGCGCCGCGCGCCGCCAGGACTCCCGCGGAGCGAAGGGGCTGCGCGCCTGCGGCAGGGGTGTGGCGCCCTTGAAGCCCGACCCCCCTAGGGGAGCCCCGGCCTTCCGCCGCCGCCCGCCCCAGCAGGAGAGCGCCAGCAGCAGTCCCGAAAGGAAGGCGGCGAGGAAGGCGTGCAGCCCGCGCGAGGCGAGCCGCAGGGGCCGCAGCGGGCGATGCGCGGCGCTCCCGAGGGCGGCGGCGGccgccagccccagccccaggagcAGCAGTGCAGCCAGGCCGGCGGGGCACCGTGGCGGGCGCGGCCGGGACAGCAGTAAGCAGGCCAGCCCCAGGCCGGCAGCCAGGCAGGGCAGCGGAAGGTCCTGCAGCAGCAGCCAGGCGAGCGCGGGCAGTCGATCCCTGTGCCCATAGGCGTCGTAGAAGAGCGGGAAGGCCCGCGTGGTCCCGGCCGACAGCAGCAGCAGGTCCAGCAGCGCCAGGCAGGGGGCGCCGGGCGGGCAGCGCCAGGGCAAAAGGGCCAGAGCCAGCAGCGCCAGCAGGGCAACCAGGCCAAAGAGCGCGCCTACCCCATACACATGGGCCTCCCAGGCCAGCCCCCAGCgagccctggcctctgcccagtCGGCATCCAGGGTCAGGAAAAAGAGGGGCCTCGGGGCCTCGGCAGGCTGCCCCTCGCgttcaggtaattctcccacGCTGCAGGGTCCTGGCCCACACTCTGGCTGCCCCGAAGGGTTCCCGAGGCTGGCAGGAGAAGAGAGGTCATCTGGGCCAGAGGTGGGGACTGTAGGGTCTGTGGGCAAAGAAGGTTTGACTGAGGCAATCAtgcagccctgcccctgcccacctcACAGACAGTAGCCTGAATGCCAGTCAGAGTCCCCTAACATATTCAGGACACACTTGTCTTACATATGAGACTCACCCCACCTCTTGGCCTCTCACCTTTCCCTCCCCCGCTCCCCTATTCAATGTCTTCGCTGGAGTTTCAGCTGTCatccttcccctcttcctcctcctgcttctcccaCTCTGCCTCGACCCCCCAGCTCCCTGCTTGACTCGTTTGTGATTCTACTAAAGAGTTTTTCTTTGAAGTCACAGAACTTTACAACTGCAAGGAACCTCAGACACCCTCTCCAGTTCAATCCCCCCACCAGAAAGGAAGTTTCATGAGAacagggatttttgtttctttgctcacATCTGAATCTCCATACTTAAATTAGTTTCTGTCACACAGTTGGAATTTAGCAGATATTCATTGACTAAATGAATCCCTGTACTTGCCGGATGAAGATACTGAAGCTCTTCTGAGAGGcaaagtgatctgcccaaggtcacagatgGGCAGAGTTGCACCTAGAACCCAGGTCTGAACATCAGTCTGAGCCCCTTTCTGTGATTCCAAAGCCTCTTTCTAACATTAGTGTGCTTATCTCTTGTTCTGCACCCCTGACTCCCAACCCCCAACTTAGTGCTAGGAGGAGCTTCCCCTGCCCTTTTTCAGCTACTCACCCACCTgtctccatctcaaggaaaagcccacatgtgtgcatacacacacatgcatgcacgcacacacacacattcagcaGGGGAGAGGTAAGATACTGCTGTCTCAGCACTCTGAGGAAAACATCATTTCTCCTTATTCATTGGCCTTCCTGCCTGCTACACCCCAAGCCTTAGCCTATCCATGGCTGTGACCCCTATCCTGCCTCATCCACAGAGCCATTGGTCTAAGTTTCTTAATATAGATGCCTCCATGCTTCTCCCCACACTGTACAGAAGGTGACATTGAGATGGACTCCCCCAGGTCTCAAAAGGTGCCCTTAGGAACTCCCAGGGAGGAAGTCTTAGGGACATCACAGTGGGATAAAATGCCATCTGAGTAAGTGAGCCCCTCAGTTGCTCTGGGGTTTCCTATCTTGAGTCCCTAGCCCCATCCTGTGCTCCAGCGCCTTCCCATATCCCTTGGAAAAAGGGAAGTCAACTAAGAGAGGGTAAGGAGTAAGATCCTTAATTCTACTCTTCTGGAGCAAGAGAGGAGTTGGGTAGAGTTAGACTCAAGGATTCTCCCCAGGGCCAGGCAGCAAGGGAAGATGCTGGAAGCTGAACCTCTACCTGCCCTCACCTACAGATTCAGCAGGACCGCAGCCACAGGCAAGGGTGGAAGAAGAAAGGGTGGTGGTGAAGGATGTGGACAGCCTGGCAGGTATGGGTAGGTGGACAAAAGACAGATGTAGAATGTGAGGGCAGGGTGTCTGACAATCACCCAACTGCCTGGCCCTGCCTTGGCCATGCCCCAGCTGgacaacacaggaagaccccagGAGCACCCCCAGCCACAGGCAGAGCCAGCTCATGCCGGGGACGCTCAAAACATAAcaattctaggccgggcgcggtggctcatgcctgtaatcccagcattttgggaggccatggtgggcagatcacccgaggtcaggagtttgagaccagcctggtcaacagggcaaaactccgtctttactaaaaatacaaaaattagccaggcgtggtggcatgcgcctgtaatcccagctactctggaggctgaggcaggagaatcgcttgaaccggggaggcggaggttgcagtgagtggagatcgtgcctctgcactccatcctaggtgacagagcgagactctggctcaaaaaaaaaaaaaaacccaaaaaaccaaaaacaaaacacacacacacacacacacacacacacacacacacacacacacacaccagttcttaaaaataataaatatataaaagataaaccAAAAACACGAGTTCTGAGAACAAGGAAAAGGGAGGAGTGAGGGAGCTGAGAGGTGGCtctgagagaaggaaagggaTGATGCAATTGGACAACTGGGGAGGGCAGAAAAGAAGCAGCCAAAACATTAAATATACACAGCTCACTGCCAACCGCAAGTGGCAGCATGCACCCTGGTTCCCATTCCATCATGTCCTCAAATCTGAAATGAGTAAGAGTACCTACTGCATAGGACTGTTGTGAGAAAAATGAGACAATGTGTGTAAAACTCGGAGAACCTGGTGCATCATGATCCCTCGATCAAGATTGTGTCGTTATCATGATCATCAGCTAATGTTCATCACTGATCCATCATCTGTTTGTGTGTATGTCAGTGTGACTACCTCTGGTCTCAAACAAGTTCTTGATTCAACTAACTAATGGCTGCAGTCTGTTTTCAAAGCCTTTCAAAGTCCTAAACTTGCTTAGAAAGACAACAATTAGTCACATAGTGAACATCAACACATTGTCTCACTTTATGAACTTTGTTTAAATAAtacctttgttttgtttgtttgtttgtttgtttttgagaaagagtcttgcttcatcacccaagctggagtgcagtggcatgatctcagctcactgcaacctccaccttccgggttcaagcgattctcctgtctcagcctcccaagtagctgggatcacaggtgcgtgccaccatgcctagctaatttttgtattttcagtagagacagagtttcaccatattggccaggctggtctcgaactcctgaccttgtgatccacccgccttggcctcccaaagtgctgggattacaggcgtgagccaccatgcccagccaaataatACCTTTCTGATGGCCTACTCACCCCTTAACACtaataaagacaccagtcatcaATTAAATGAGAAACTACTTAGCTGGGAATGGAGAGCTTGCTGATCAGGTGGCATAGGTCTGGCGATGGCAGGATCAAATGCACACACCACCTCACCCCGCATTCTTTGGTCCCTTCAGATGCTCCTGCCCAACCCACTTCCTCTACAAAGTGATTAGGTTTACTCCATCTCTCTTTGGCCTCTGTGGGCTCTGCAGAGGGGCAGGAAGACATGACCTGGGAGCCCACAGTCTGCTCCAGCCTGTCACCCCCTCACCACACCCTCTTTGTTCACTGTACAGATAAGTGCAGCTGTCAGAGGTTGGCTCCAATTCACCCTCTTCCATCTTTACTTCTCACCCATGGGCCACAGGAAACCTTATCTCTCATCTCTATACCTAAGCTCTATGGCAACTACAGCAAATTTCAACATTCATAAgaatccaggctgggcatggtggctcacgcctgtaatcctagcactttgggaggtcaaggcaggcggatcacaaggtcaggagttcgagatcagcctggccaacatgatgaaaccccgtgtctactaaaaatacaaaaattagctgggcatggtggtgtgcgcctgtaatcccagatactcaggaggctgaggcaggagaatcacttgaacccggaggttgcagtgagccaagatcacaccactgcactccagcctgggcgacagagcaagactccatctcaaaaataaataaataaataaatacaaaataaaaataaaataaaataaatccagaaaaggaataaaaaccaGATAATAGGCAAAGTACAGGGATGGCTCAAGGGTCATAAAAGGAGTTCTGAATTAGAAACACTGATCCCAGGGGTCAGAGCATGCTCTGCATGCCCCACACTGGTCCAGGTGTGAATGGAGACAGGTGGAAAAAAAAACCTGGCTTCTGCATTTGTAGGGTCCACTTGACCTCATCTCTCATCTCCCCATTGGAGGCTTCTCCAGAAACAGCCTTCAGTTTTCCCCAAAAGAGTCCAGAAGATAGTCATCTCTGGTCTTCCCTTCCCAGGATCCCTCTCCTGAGCAAGCCTCCTCTACTGGGAGGTCCCATTCTGGCCCTGTGGGCCCTCTTGACCTCAGTgatgagggaggagaggagataTCAGTGTGAATAACTGGTGAGGCAGGAGCTGGCTGGGGAGGGATTGTGGGAGGGAACAGTTTGATTCATGGAAAAGCCAGGCCTGATTATCCACCAGCTGCCCAGATCAAAGGGCTGGGAATCATGTCTCCACTCTGGATGCTGGAAGCTACAGCCCATTTAGTGGTCTGGTCCCATCCCTCTCCCGATCCCCACCTCCAGGATCATGGAGAGTAGTTATACTTTGTAGGGGTGACACTCAAAATATTTAGCAACTGAGTTGGCACAGGTGCCAGCCAATCAGAACTGACACCAGCCAGAGTGGTCAGGGAGTGGAGGGGAACCCTCTGTGGACTAAGGGAGGTGGGCACTGATTAACCAGTATGAAAGTTGCACACTGATTAACTGGATAACTGTTCTGGTATGTATGGGCTGAATACAGGCTCTGTCCAAGGTGAAGGGGACCTAATGCAAGGAGGGCCTAGGAGTCAAAGGTTAGTTGCACCTAGGTTAGAAAGATTCTagaggcaacacagagagactccctTTGTATGGTACCTGCTTGATAcaactacatacacacacacacacacacacacacacacacacacactctgttgGTCAGAGCAAGGCCCATTGGCATTCTCTCCAGGAGGCCTGTAGCTCTCCTGGGTTTACTCAGAGGTGCAGTATCAGAGGCTGGGTTCCTGCAGCTaccagggaggagggagaatgaGGTGGGGCCGCCAGCCTGCCCGGCTGCACTGCTTCTGATACTGTCCAGACTCATTAAACCTGCTTGGCCAGCGCTGTCACCAAGGCCGACAGACTGCCAGCCAGCATCCTTCCCCTGAGGCACAGaacctgccccccacccccaatcaCATCCTGCCCCTGCTGCACGCTGGGCTGAACAGGGGCATAGCATGCCCCTCACCCACCATCCAAAGGAGTGCAGTGACTGTGGCTGGAGTGAGCCAGAGAACCAGGTCACGGGTTAAGTCTGGAGCTGGAAGAAGCTGGGGAGACCAGTGGTTTCCACTGCTGAGCCTAGTGTGGGGTGACTGAGAAGTTTCACAGCTGCAGTAAACTTTTTGCAGAGCAAAGCTGGGCCTGAAAGCCCCTCAGTCCCTCTGCATGACTCATCCACCAGAACCTCTCCACCCTGTCTCATCCACCAGAACCTCTCCTCCAGCACCTGTGCCCTCTGCTGTGCGGGCTGTGTTGTCCCACCACTGCCTGGGGCCAAGGCTGAGGTTTCTAAGAGGTAGGGTCTGGAAGTGGATTTGGGATACAGTGGGGGGGAGAAGCAAGGTTAATAGCTACTATTTAATGAGCCTCTCAGCATCATGCTAAGAGCTTTGCAATAACTAGCAAGTACTATTATTAAACCCTGGGTCTATAAGAAAAGttaggttcagagaggttaaataacatgCCCAAAGTCACTAGctagtaagtaagtaagtaagtaagtaagtaagtaagtaaataaataaataaataaataaataggaaagccAGGTCTCAAGATTCCCGAGCCTGTGGTCTTTCCTCTGTACCACCAGCTTGTCTATGTGCATGTTCTGAAAGGCTCCCTTGAATGAAGGTGGCATCTGCCTGCTCAACGTCTCCTCCTCAGTGTCTTCCCAATGAGTGACCCAGCTCTGCCCATATCTGACAGCATGTCATGTCACATCAGACGGCAAAGGAAAGAGCCCGAAGGTTGGTGGGGAGTCAGTTCAGGCAGATTGGAGTGGAGGGTGGGGTTAGTGCCAGGGCTGTGGAAATCCTGAAGAAGTTCCTGTGTCTATCTATCCCTGATACATCTGTCTACATCCTGCTATGCCTCTCATTGCAAAACTCTCAGGGGACCATTACCTAACTCTGTGTGGGACTTTCTCCAGCAATACTTGCTCTCAGACCATTCATATATATCTCCATGGTGATGATGAAAAGAatgatgattatgattatgatggCAATGAAATAAAAGGGTTCCAGAACACTGATGAGTGACTAGCATGTAGTAAGTGCTCGATAAATAATTGTCAAGTTCAAATGAATTGGATACTTACCTAATGAAGTTGTTGCAATCGAGGCAAAACTTAGGGAAGCAGCTGGGTCCAGAGGACTTGGGCTGGAGAGCTTCCTCTCCAGGGAGTATGGGGGCGGGGACAGAGTGGTGCCAAGGAACCCTGCAAAGGGAGCACATGGGGCTTGAGTGCCACCCCACCAACTCTCCTCTGGGAGTTTGGAGAAAATTATGTCCTTTCCCAGAGTTTGTCCTAAGGAAGTCACTGTCCCAGGAATTGTAGCCACATGCTAAGCTCATGTACACCATGAGCTAAGCTACAAAgagcaaaccagattcagcatgGCAAAGGGAATACTCCTTCTGTGGAAGTAGGAGCCCATATCCTAGGGCCTGGAAGAAGCAatacaagaaagtaaaaaaagaaaggtacTTGTTAGGcctctagcacagtgcttggcacgtAGAGGTGTTCCACGATTGTTTACTGCAATGAATAAACTCACCCAGAGAACCTGAaactccagaggcagagcttgtggaTGTAGTTTCACCTGGGGGGCTCAGGCCAGAGAAGTTCCGGAGTGGGGACAGAGTAGTACCAAAGAATCCTGCAAAAGAAGCCCAGGCTGAAGCTGCCTCCTACCTGCCAGGGGTGCCCAGCAGGGGCTTTCCTTGGGATGGGGTGGTTACTCACCAAAGGGTCCCAGGCGCCCAGCAATCTCTGCCAGGCTGGCCCGCAGGCTGGGCAACAGGGGCAGCGTTCGATGCCCAAGTGTGGGGGCTGCACCTGCTCTCAGTGCCAT
It includes:
- the PRRT4 gene encoding proline-rich transmembrane protein 4, which encodes MARHGCLGLGLFCCILFAATVGPQPASSVPGAPVTTLTPPPQSEASMLSLNLGLNFKFHLRGPAAVWGSPVTETQPLSLGPGQEPGEEVASGLRTDPLWELLVGSPGSSLTEWGSAEGGSKLRASSLLPESTSRRSGPSDWPTAPYQTRRSTVTWDTALMATALPSSVPKPHQSELELKFDMALRAGAAPTLGHRTLPLLPSLRASLAEIAGRLGPFGFFGTTLSPLRNFSGLSPPGETTSTSSASGVSGSLGFLGTTLSPPPYSLERKLSSPSPLDPAASLSFASIATTSLDPTVPTSGPDDLSSPASLGNPSGQPECGPGPCSVGELPEREGQPAEAPRPLFFLTLDADWAEARARWGLAWEAHVYGVGALFGLVALLALLALALLPWRCPPGAPCLALLDLLLLSAGTTRAFPLFYDAYGHRDRLPALAWLLLQDLPLPCLAAGLGLACLLLSRPRPPRCPAGLAALLLLGLGLAAAAALGSAAHRPLRPLRLASRGLHAFLAAFLSGLLLALSCWGGRRRKAGAPLGGSGFKGATPLPQARSPFAPRESWRRAARTAPVAGTFGLLSGALQGYEVLHALGYGGQPGLEGPWPWWAFQLGLRLGEVGVALPLALLGLYPALCSPRVPARCWAKLFRLSPGHAAPLLPGGWVTGPPDKEPLGSAIARGDAELLQLCALAEPGPDLLLQGGGCRGFEGAAANPAPSPASSPCSDYTVDFRPPSPINLRRSIEEALCSEALLAPGLFQGPAFEDALPGLGLYRTASLGTKTGGRPSERSGEAPGSPAPAELPSPGAWPAGSSASSGSLCGLSRDSSSMLLCSSPDRPPRCPLVCVLSPPRPSGSSPSLPASGSYQALSPPSRDSPEPASELQAEEALLQEQFLDACRQIDELSVGSDTIDL